From Oceanipulchritudo coccoides, the proteins below share one genomic window:
- a CDS encoding ABC transporter permease has product MNTLLALVSKELRVFWNDRTAVVLSFLVPMVLITIFGMIFGGGGGGPSGIRVLVVDEANSETSEKLIEILRSEDTFRIFTDRSLPEGESVPLEREYAASLLQTDASTYRYLLILPEDLLSEDFGFNLELLYNPQNTIENNIVQGILQKTLFSQGFPLLLNNIEYGITDSVQDAFNGDLAMIISEHFGADPDEILEEINSGGFFGGAFSADSSAEGEETDASDDLLGGVFNMEKTQVFGKGKNPASQSVGGWAVMFLLFSLTGAASSLFEERDQGLFLRILAGPANRTQILWSKFIFCALLGLSQMVVLILFGEVVFDVITSWRQLLPLFVVSLAAASAATAFGMLLSSIAKTPAQANGLGTFLILGMSAFGGAMFPLFMIPETIRTYISPFTLVYWAMDGLLAVLWRDAGLVQVLPQVGVLFAIACVVLSIALWRFRRGDLFR; this is encoded by the coding sequence ATGAACACTCTGCTTGCACTGGTCTCAAAGGAACTGCGGGTCTTCTGGAATGACCGGACCGCCGTTGTCCTGTCCTTCCTTGTTCCAATGGTTCTTATCACGATTTTTGGGATGATATTCGGTGGCGGGGGAGGGGGACCCTCCGGGATCAGGGTCCTTGTCGTCGATGAAGCCAACAGTGAAACGTCAGAAAAACTGATCGAAATTCTCCGGTCCGAAGATACCTTCCGCATTTTTACTGACCGCAGTCTTCCTGAAGGAGAATCCGTTCCGCTTGAGCGTGAGTATGCAGCCTCACTTTTGCAGACGGATGCGAGCACGTATCGCTATCTCCTGATCCTTCCTGAGGATCTGCTCTCCGAGGACTTTGGCTTCAACCTTGAACTGCTCTACAATCCGCAAAACACGATTGAGAACAACATCGTTCAGGGAATTCTCCAGAAGACCTTGTTCTCGCAGGGCTTCCCCCTGCTCCTCAATAACATCGAATACGGCATCACCGACTCCGTTCAAGACGCCTTCAACGGTGATCTGGCGATGATCATTTCCGAACACTTCGGAGCGGATCCCGATGAAATCCTTGAGGAGATTAATTCAGGCGGTTTCTTTGGTGGCGCATTCAGCGCGGATTCCTCGGCGGAGGGTGAAGAAACTGACGCCTCGGATGACCTCCTCGGCGGTGTTTTCAACATGGAAAAGACGCAGGTCTTCGGAAAGGGGAAGAACCCGGCCTCCCAGAGCGTTGGTGGATGGGCAGTGATGTTTCTGCTCTTTTCCCTCACGGGTGCCGCTTCCAGCCTCTTTGAAGAGCGGGACCAGGGACTTTTCCTGAGAATTCTCGCAGGCCCCGCCAACCGCACCCAGATCCTCTGGAGCAAGTTCATTTTCTGCGCCTTGTTGGGATTGTCCCAAATGGTGGTCCTGATCCTTTTCGGTGAAGTCGTTTTCGACGTCATCACATCGTGGAGACAATTGCTTCCGCTCTTTGTGGTTTCCCTGGCCGCTGCCTCCGCGGCGACCGCTTTCGGGATGCTCCTCTCCTCAATCGCCAAGACGCCCGCCCAGGCAAACGGCCTCGGAACTTTCCTGATCCTCGGGATGAGTGCCTTCGGCGGAGCCATGTTTCCGCTTTTCATGATTCCCGAGACAATCCGGACCTACATTTCTCCGTTTACCTTGGTCTACTGGGCCATGGATGGATTGCTGGCCGTCCTCTGGAGGGATGCCGGTCTGGTTCAGGTATTGCCGCAAGTGGGAGTACTTTTTGCCATCGCCTGTGTTGTTCTGTCGATCGCCCTCTGGCGCTTTCGCCGCGGCGATCTTTTTCGTTAA
- the lexA gene encoding transcriptional repressor LexA — protein MKELTFRQEEVLGYIQLHMRDYGTWPSFREIEEHFGFKSTNAVMGHLKALEKKGYISRVPGQARTFKINFDLTEDARPVEAMDVLDIPIYGSIAAGFPDGVESGGEIGRLQIDTETAGIRRSRRSFALRVRGESMIDVGIFDGDTVVIEQCPPNDGDIVAALIDGETTLKRFMNKPGRSPYLKAENRNFPELHPVSELVIQGVARAVVRNL, from the coding sequence ATGAAGGAGTTAACATTTCGGCAGGAAGAGGTTTTGGGCTATATTCAATTACACATGCGGGACTATGGGACGTGGCCCAGCTTCCGCGAAATTGAGGAACACTTCGGGTTCAAGAGCACCAACGCGGTCATGGGGCATCTCAAGGCACTTGAAAAGAAGGGCTACATCAGCCGTGTTCCGGGACAGGCCCGAACCTTCAAGATTAATTTCGACCTTACTGAGGACGCCCGGCCAGTGGAGGCCATGGATGTCCTGGACATTCCGATCTATGGCAGCATCGCCGCAGGATTCCCCGACGGGGTGGAGTCCGGTGGTGAAATCGGGCGCCTGCAGATCGATACCGAGACAGCCGGGATCCGGCGTTCACGTCGCAGCTTTGCCTTGCGGGTGCGCGGCGAGTCGATGATTGATGTCGGGATTTTCGATGGCGACACAGTTGTCATTGAGCAATGCCCGCCCAATGACGGTGATATCGTGGCCGCGCTGATCGACGGCGAAACAACCCTCAAGCGCTTTATGAACAAACCGGGCCGTTCCCCGTATCTGAAGGCCGAAAACCGTAATTTCCCCGAGTTGCATCCGGTCTCCGAGCTGGTCATCCAAGGCGTTGCCCGCGCGGTCGTGCGAAATTTATAG
- a CDS encoding tRNA threonylcarbamoyladenosine dehydratase: protein MQQGESDAHAERFGGIARLYGADGLERFQKAHVAIVGIGGVGSWVAEGLARSGIGTITLMDLDDICVTNTNRQIHALEETIGQSKIHAMANRLRSINPEIIVHELHAFYSESSASAFFATQYSVIVDAIDSVRQKSHLIATAKQHKRPIVTVGGAGGRIDPTRIKADDLSRSEGDRLLMLVRKKLRTEYRFPRVGKGKFKVPCVYSDEPPRFPQPDGSVCENRNPENPGGINCDTGLGSATQITATMAFFATAEVLKMLESR from the coding sequence ATGCAACAAGGTGAATCAGACGCCCACGCCGAACGATTTGGCGGGATTGCCCGACTCTATGGTGCAGACGGACTGGAAAGATTCCAGAAGGCTCATGTGGCAATTGTCGGAATTGGCGGGGTCGGTTCATGGGTAGCCGAAGGGCTTGCCCGTTCGGGGATCGGAACAATTACCCTGATGGATCTCGATGATATCTGTGTCACAAATACCAACCGTCAGATCCACGCCTTGGAAGAGACCATCGGACAATCCAAAATCCACGCCATGGCCAATCGGCTCCGCTCCATCAATCCGGAGATCATTGTCCACGAGCTCCATGCCTTTTACAGCGAATCCTCGGCATCTGCCTTTTTTGCCACCCAGTATTCGGTCATCGTCGACGCGATCGACAGCGTGCGCCAGAAGTCGCACCTCATCGCCACCGCCAAACAGCACAAGCGTCCCATCGTGACCGTCGGAGGTGCGGGCGGGCGCATTGATCCAACCCGTATCAAGGCGGACGACCTCAGCCGGAGCGAAGGGGACCGGTTGCTCATGCTGGTCAGGAAAAAGCTCCGCACAGAGTACCGTTTCCCCCGTGTCGGCAAGGGGAAGTTCAAGGTCCCCTGCGTCTATTCCGATGAGCCACCGCGCTTTCCCCAGCCCGACGGATCCGTTTGCGAAAATCGCAATCCCGAAAACCCCGGCGGAATCAATTGTGATACCGGCCTGGGGAGCGCCACCCAGATCACCGCAACCATGGCCTTTTTCGCCACGGCGGAGGTGTTGAAAATGTTGGAGAGTCGCTAA
- a CDS encoding sigma-54-dependent transcriptional regulator translates to MPATILIVDDEKHTREGLMLALEDEYDVYLATDAEEAFRLMESEPFDVILTDLRMTGKSGMKVIEQAMTLSNKPVIIMMTAYGNVETAVEAMKRGAHDFLTKPLNIEKLEIMIQRALRNRSTEEEVKTLKKRLDDKFSLDGIIGNSSALAGVIDKVRLVAPTRTTVLIEGETGTGKELIAQAIHQNSERANKPFVAVHCAALAANLLESELFGHERGAFTGASERRIGRFEAANNGTLFLDEIGEIDASTQVKLLRFLETRSFERLGSVKPVKVDVRLVAATNRNLAELVKSGDFREDLLYRLNVVTLTMPPLRERQDDIPVLLHHFMKTVAEENGVPLLEVDPDVFRALQTYNWPGNIRELRNFAENTVVMKRGGRLSLYDLDSRFLSPEHEALASSPAAPINNPLSVEENEKRLLRNALVQANGNRTQAAKLLGMSRRTLHRKLKQWPDLDVR, encoded by the coding sequence ATGCCTGCCACCATTCTGATAGTTGATGATGAGAAGCACACCCGGGAGGGGTTGATGCTCGCATTGGAAGATGAATACGATGTCTATCTGGCAACGGATGCCGAGGAGGCTTTCCGTCTGATGGAATCCGAGCCGTTCGATGTGATTCTCACGGATCTCCGCATGACGGGCAAAAGCGGGATGAAGGTCATTGAGCAAGCCATGACGCTGTCGAACAAGCCAGTCATTATCATGATGACGGCCTACGGAAATGTGGAAACGGCGGTTGAGGCCATGAAGCGGGGTGCGCACGATTTCCTGACCAAGCCGCTGAATATTGAAAAGCTGGAGATCATGATCCAGCGGGCCTTGCGCAACCGTTCCACGGAAGAAGAGGTGAAGACCTTGAAGAAGCGGTTGGACGACAAATTCAGTCTGGATGGCATCATCGGCAATTCCAGTGCGCTGGCGGGTGTGATCGACAAGGTCCGCCTGGTCGCGCCAACCCGGACAACTGTGCTCATTGAGGGCGAAACTGGAACGGGCAAGGAGCTGATCGCCCAGGCCATTCACCAGAACAGCGAACGTGCGAACAAGCCATTTGTTGCTGTTCACTGTGCGGCCCTCGCGGCCAACTTGCTTGAAAGCGAGCTCTTCGGTCATGAGCGCGGGGCCTTCACCGGGGCCAGCGAGCGCCGGATCGGGCGCTTTGAGGCAGCGAATAACGGAACCCTCTTCCTGGACGAGATTGGCGAAATTGACGCCAGTACACAGGTAAAGTTACTGCGCTTTCTGGAGACGCGTTCCTTTGAGCGGCTCGGTAGCGTGAAGCCAGTCAAGGTCGATGTACGTCTTGTCGCAGCGACCAATCGCAACCTTGCCGAGCTGGTCAAGTCGGGCGACTTCCGTGAGGATTTGTTGTATCGGCTGAATGTGGTTACCCTGACCATGCCACCCTTGCGTGAACGGCAGGATGACATTCCCGTGCTTCTTCATCACTTCATGAAAACCGTTGCTGAGGAAAACGGTGTCCCGCTGCTGGAAGTCGACCCGGATGTATTCCGCGCCTTGCAGACTTACAACTGGCCGGGCAACATCCGCGAGCTGCGCAACTTTGCCGAGAATACGGTCGTCATGAAACGGGGTGGGCGGCTTAGCCTGTACGATCTGGACAGTCGTTTTCTCAGTCCGGAACATGAGGCCCTAGCTTCTTCCCCGGCTGCCCCCATCAACAATCCCTTGTCCGTCGAGGAGAATGAAAAGCGCCTCCTCCGCAATGCCCTTGTCCAGGCTAATGGAAACCGTACACAGGCTGCCAAGCTTCTTGGAATGAGCCGCCGAACTCTACACCGGAAGCTCAAGCAGTGGCCGGATCTGGATGTCAGGTAG
- a CDS encoding calcium/sodium antiporter, which yields MEAWIQSLVQPIPLWGLFIIIAVFLYTLAKGADILVVEAVTLSIRWGVPPLLIGATIVSLGTTLPETAVSVAAALGGRPGLALGNAVGSIICDTGLILGIAALMRPIPLDKTIVNRQGWIQLGSGFLLVAMCLPWSSLGSVFSEGGRLPRWGGWLFLFLLVVYIWKSIDWARKGEAPEQEETHADSAKMPIVLLKLALGMALVILSSKVLIPTVEETAFRLHVPEAIIAATLVAFGTSLPELVTVVTSVRRGHGGLALGNVIGADILNVLFVAGASAAVTPGGLYADPKFFSLLFPAMIFVLLVFRISVWVSGTHMRRWTGFVLLGAYILVTLLSYSR from the coding sequence ATGGAAGCCTGGATACAATCACTCGTCCAACCGATTCCTCTTTGGGGACTCTTCATAATAATCGCCGTGTTCCTCTACACGCTGGCGAAAGGGGCGGATATTCTCGTGGTGGAAGCAGTCACGCTATCCATTCGCTGGGGCGTTCCGCCGCTCCTGATCGGGGCGACAATTGTCAGCCTCGGGACGACCTTGCCGGAGACGGCGGTTTCGGTGGCGGCAGCCTTAGGTGGGCGCCCGGGACTTGCGCTGGGCAACGCAGTTGGCTCGATCATCTGTGACACGGGATTGATTCTTGGCATTGCAGCCCTGATGAGGCCCATTCCCCTTGATAAGACAATCGTCAACCGGCAGGGCTGGATTCAACTGGGATCGGGATTTCTGCTCGTTGCCATGTGTCTTCCCTGGTCATCCCTTGGAAGTGTATTCAGCGAAGGCGGGCGACTTCCGCGCTGGGGTGGTTGGCTTTTCCTTTTCCTGCTCGTGGTCTACATCTGGAAATCGATCGACTGGGCTCGCAAGGGCGAAGCACCTGAACAGGAGGAGACACATGCCGATTCGGCAAAGATGCCGATCGTCCTTCTGAAGCTCGCCCTTGGCATGGCTCTGGTCATTCTTTCCTCGAAGGTGCTGATCCCGACCGTTGAAGAGACTGCTTTTCGTCTGCATGTTCCGGAAGCCATCATTGCGGCCACGCTGGTCGCCTTCGGGACATCCCTTCCGGAGCTGGTCACAGTGGTCACATCTGTGAGGCGCGGCCATGGTGGGCTTGCCCTCGGAAATGTAATCGGGGCAGACATCCTGAATGTCCTTTTTGTCGCAGGGGCCTCGGCCGCTGTGACTCCGGGCGGTCTGTATGCGGATCCAAAGTTCTTTTCGCTCCTTTTCCCGGCAATGATATTTGTCCTGCTTGTTTTCCGGATCTCCGTCTGGGTATCGGGGACGCACATGCGGCGCTGGACAGGATTTGTCCTTCTGGGCGCATATATTCTTGTCACGTTGCTCTCCTATTCTAGATAA
- the gpmI gene encoding 2,3-bisphosphoglycerate-independent phosphoglycerate mutase, with translation METRPVVLIIRDGWGENHNPAHDAFNAVKLAETPVADKLTAEWPRTELMACGLDVGLPEGVMGNSEVGHQNIGAGRIVDQEIVRIDKGFEMGTVKDNAILQGAFTGQSPVTLHLMGLVSDAGVHAMLEHLYGLLRLAKEAGLEKVFIHCFTDGRDTPPKSGMGYIKQIEEKCAEIGIGQIASVSGRFWAMDRDLRWDRVQKAYDCLTGRNVERTAPDASAAIQLYYDNPLDSSRNGDEFIVPTAIVGEDGKPVGTIKDGDSVIFFNFRGDRPRELTRAFINDEFDGFDRGDKLDLYYATMTDYQKGLCDKVIFNKPAKMPDILGTYVADKGIPQFRCAETEKFPHVTFFFNDYREEPLEGEDREMIPSPKEVATYDLKPEMSAYGIRDAADKAIRSGKYGLVVINFANADMVGHTGSKEAAIKACEVVDNCVGTLLEAVDAIGAAALITADHGNSDQMYVPETGSAHTAHTLNPVELVVYGKELKSLSLAQSGRLADIAPTILKLMGLEQPAAMTGANLLNS, from the coding sequence ATGGAAACACGACCTGTAGTATTAATCATCCGGGATGGCTGGGGTGAAAATCACAACCCGGCGCACGATGCGTTTAACGCGGTCAAACTGGCTGAGACGCCGGTGGCCGACAAACTTACTGCCGAATGGCCGCGCACCGAACTGATGGCTTGCGGGCTGGATGTGGGACTTCCGGAAGGTGTGATGGGCAATTCCGAAGTAGGGCACCAGAACATCGGAGCTGGGCGAATTGTCGATCAGGAGATCGTCCGCATCGACAAGGGCTTCGAAATGGGGACCGTGAAGGACAACGCCATCCTCCAGGGGGCTTTTACAGGCCAGAGCCCTGTAACTCTCCACCTGATGGGCCTTGTCTCCGATGCCGGCGTCCATGCCATGCTGGAACACCTCTACGGCCTGCTCCGTCTGGCCAAGGAGGCTGGACTGGAAAAAGTCTTTATCCACTGCTTTACCGATGGGCGTGATACGCCGCCCAAATCGGGAATGGGCTACATCAAACAGATCGAGGAAAAGTGCGCCGAGATTGGCATCGGGCAGATTGCCTCCGTTTCCGGTCGCTTCTGGGCCATGGACCGTGACCTGCGCTGGGATCGCGTGCAGAAGGCCTACGATTGCCTGACCGGCCGCAACGTCGAGCGAACGGCCCCCGATGCCTCAGCCGCCATTCAGCTTTACTACGACAATCCACTCGATTCATCCCGCAACGGGGACGAGTTCATTGTCCCGACAGCCATCGTCGGTGAAGACGGCAAGCCAGTGGGGACCATCAAGGACGGTGACTCGGTCATCTTTTTCAACTTTCGCGGGGACCGGCCGCGCGAGCTCACCCGTGCATTTATCAATGACGAATTCGATGGCTTCGACCGGGGCGACAAGCTCGATCTTTACTATGCGACGATGACGGATTACCAAAAGGGCCTCTGCGACAAGGTGATCTTCAACAAGCCAGCCAAGATGCCGGACATTCTGGGCACCTATGTCGCTGACAAGGGCATTCCGCAGTTTCGTTGCGCCGAGACAGAGAAGTTTCCCCACGTGACGTTCTTCTTTAATGATTACCGGGAAGAACCCTTGGAGGGTGAGGATCGCGAAATGATCCCAAGCCCAAAGGAGGTCGCAACCTATGACTTGAAACCGGAAATGTCGGCCTACGGGATTCGTGATGCCGCCGACAAGGCCATCCGCTCAGGCAAGTACGGGCTGGTCGTTATAAATTTTGCGAATGCAGACATGGTGGGCCACACGGGCTCCAAGGAAGCGGCCATCAAGGCCTGCGAAGTGGTTGACAACTGCGTAGGCACGCTGCTTGAAGCGGTGGATGCCATCGGCGCCGCCGCCCTCATCACAGCCGATCACGGCAACAGTGACCAGATGTATGTTCCGGAAACCGGCAGCGCCCACACCGCGCATACGCTCAATCCGGTCGAGCTGGTCGTCTACGGAAAGGAGCTCAAGTCCCTTTCCCTCGCCCAATCGGGCCGACTTGCCGACATCGCCCCGACCATTCTCAAACTCATGGGTCTCGAGCAGCCCGCAGCCATGACCGGCGCGAACCTGCTTAATTCCTGA
- a CDS encoding pyrophosphate--fructose-6-phosphate 1-phosphotransferase, translating to MKVAILTAGGLAPCLNSAVGGLIERYTEIDPSIEIICYRSGYKGLLLGDSIEVTDVIREDAGILHRFGGSAIGNSRVKLTNVKDCVKRGLVQEGQDPQQVAADQLVKDGVDILHTVGGDDTNTAAADLAAFLKKNDYDLTVIGLPKTIDNDVFPISQSLGAWTAAEQGAAFFENIVNEHNANPRMLIVHEVMGRNCGWLTAATAMEYMDLVDQNDYVPEIGLDKERFEVHGVYIPEMSIDIDAEAARLKAIMDEFDCVNIFVSEGAGVGDIVKMMESEGQEVPRDAFGHVKLDAVNPGKYFAEQFARKMGAEKVMVQKSGYFSRAAAANDEDLRLIKSCVDLAVECAIKHQGGVIGHDEDNQNILSAIAFDRIKGGKPFDIDTDWFIELLEIMGQPKGERVEVAH from the coding sequence ATGAAAGTAGCCATCCTCACAGCCGGGGGCCTTGCGCCCTGTCTCAACTCCGCCGTCGGCGGGCTTATTGAACGCTATACGGAGATTGATCCGTCTATTGAAATTATCTGCTACCGCAGCGGGTACAAGGGCCTTCTCCTGGGTGACTCAATCGAGGTCACCGATGTCATCCGCGAGGATGCCGGTATCCTGCATCGTTTCGGCGGCAGCGCCATCGGCAACAGCCGGGTCAAGCTGACCAATGTCAAGGACTGCGTGAAGCGGGGCCTCGTCCAGGAGGGCCAGGATCCCCAGCAAGTGGCTGCCGATCAGCTGGTTAAGGATGGCGTTGATATCCTGCACACGGTGGGCGGGGACGATACAAATACGGCTGCCGCCGATCTGGCCGCCTTTCTCAAGAAAAATGACTACGATCTTACGGTTATCGGCCTGCCCAAGACCATCGACAACGATGTTTTCCCGATCAGCCAGAGCCTCGGGGCATGGACAGCCGCCGAGCAAGGCGCCGCGTTCTTCGAAAATATTGTTAATGAGCACAACGCCAATCCGCGCATGCTCATCGTCCATGAGGTGATGGGACGCAATTGTGGCTGGCTCACCGCTGCCACGGCTATGGAATACATGGATCTGGTCGACCAGAACGATTATGTCCCGGAAATTGGCCTCGATAAGGAGCGCTTTGAGGTCCATGGGGTCTATATTCCCGAGATGTCCATCGATATCGATGCCGAGGCTGCCCGCCTCAAGGCGATCATGGATGAGTTTGATTGCGTGAATATCTTCGTCTCCGAGGGAGCCGGGGTGGGCGATATCGTCAAGATGATGGAATCCGAGGGGCAGGAGGTCCCGCGCGATGCCTTTGGCCACGTCAAGCTGGATGCAGTCAATCCGGGCAAGTACTTTGCCGAACAATTTGCCAGGAAGATGGGCGCCGAAAAGGTCATGGTCCAGAAATCCGGCTATTTCTCCCGTGCCGCCGCCGCCAACGACGAGGATCTGCGCCTCATCAAGTCCTGCGTCGATCTTGCTGTCGAGTGCGCCATCAAGCACCAGGGTGGGGTCATCGGGCATGACGAGGACAACCAGAATATCCTCTCCGCCATTGCATTCGATCGCATTAAAGGCGGCAAGCCGTTCGATATCGATACCGACTGGTTCATTGAGCTCCTCGAAATCATGGGCCAACCCAAAGGCGAACGGGTCGAGGTGGCACACTAG
- a CDS encoding PEP-CTERM sorting domain-containing protein (PEP-CTERM proteins occur, often in large numbers, in the proteomes of bacteria that also encode an exosortase, a predicted intramembrane cysteine proteinase. The presence of a PEP-CTERM domain at a protein's C-terminus predicts cleavage within the sorting domain, followed by covalent anchoring to some some component of the (usually Gram-negative) cell surface. Many PEP-CTERM proteins exhibit an unusual sequence composition that includes large numbers of potential glycosylation sites. Expression of one such protein has been shown restore the ability of a bacterium to form floc, a type of biofilm.), with protein MKKILATLGLASMVFVSSATAQSFAFVGEVGQLLNATGNPVNSTAVDAFYAVTPSGTVPSFVDALAPTPEEVAAAISDFSWLPLVDGAPAGADFMTPDVQLGALVSIAVGEQPIFAFFDSVATPTEVAVLSGAPFLSNLDNRFITISSGNFSILSGAAGSVQMVSVVPEPSTFALLGGVLALGFVMYRRRRA; from the coding sequence ATGAAAAAAATCCTAGCCACTCTTGGACTCGCTTCCATGGTTTTCGTTTCCTCTGCGACAGCGCAGTCATTTGCTTTCGTCGGCGAAGTAGGCCAGCTCCTGAATGCAACGGGTAATCCTGTTAATTCAACAGCGGTCGATGCATTTTATGCTGTCACCCCGTCTGGTACTGTGCCGTCCTTCGTGGATGCGCTCGCACCTACTCCAGAAGAGGTCGCAGCTGCAATTAGTGACTTCTCCTGGTTGCCACTTGTTGACGGCGCTCCTGCAGGCGCAGACTTCATGACTCCTGATGTACAATTAGGTGCCTTGGTTTCTATCGCAGTTGGCGAACAACCTATCTTTGCCTTCTTTGACAGCGTTGCCACTCCGACTGAAGTTGCAGTCCTTTCGGGTGCCCCGTTCTTGTCAAATCTTGATAATCGTTTCATCACGATTTCTTCAGGCAACTTCTCCATCCTTTCTGGAGCTGCTGGCTCCGTCCAGATGGTTTCAGTCGTTCCTGAGCCGTCAACCTTCGCTCTCTTGGGCGGTGTTTTGGCACTCGGCTTCGTGATGTATCGTCGCCGCCGGGCATAA